DNA from Chromatiales bacterium:
CGGAGCAGATCGCCGAACTCGTGGCTGCCAACCGCGTGGATTTCGCCATCGCCACCGGCTCGCGCCAGTTGTTTCCCGGACTGGTGCTGTTGCCGTGTTACAGCTGGGATCGCATCGTGCTGGTGCCGAACGGGCATCCACTGACCGGCAACAAGGAGCTGAGCCTGCGCGTGCTTGCCGGTTATCCGCTGGTGACCTACGTGTTTGGTGCCACCGGTGAATCTTCGCTGAAGAAAGCCTTTGCCGATCAGGGACTCGAACCGAACGTGGTGTTCACGGCGCGCGATGCGGACATCATCAAGACCTATGTGCGCATGGGCATGGGTGTGGGCATCATCGCGCCAATGGCCTACGAATGTCAGGATCAGAAAGACCTCACGGCCTTGTCCGCTGCCGGGCTGTTCCCGCGCGTGACCACCTGGCTCGGCTACCGTCGCGATTCGGTACTGCGCCGTTACATGGTGGATTTCATCGCGATGCTCGCACCGCACCTCACGCCGCAGATCACCCGCAAGGCCACACAGCTGACCACGCAGAGCGAAGTCGACGATCTGTTTGAAGAAGTGCAGCTGCCGTTGCGCGGCGGCTGCGAGGAAGTGTCAGGCGCTGTCGCCCGGCATTAAAGCCCGGACAGATCGATGTCGTGCAGTCCGCACTCGCGCTTCAGGCCGAAGAAGCGCGTCTC
Protein-coding regions in this window:
- the cysB gene encoding HTH-type transcriptional regulator CysB, whose amino-acid sequence is MTLQQLKYLVAIADSGLNITAAADRLYTSQPGISKQLRLLEQELGVQLFTRKGKSLTAITPAGKDVIGRARRIMREVENIRSLASDLSGEQEGTLSIATTHTQARHVLPDVIREFRERYPKINLELQQGTSEQIAELVAANRVDFAIATGSRQLFPGLVLLPCYSWDRIVLVPNGHPLTGNKELSLRVLAGYPLVTYVFGATGESSLKKAFADQGLEPNVVFTARDADIIKTYVRMGMGVGIIAPMAYECQDQKDLTALSAAGLFPRVTTWLGYRRDSVLRRYMVDFIAMLAPHLTPQITRKATQLTTQSEVDDLFEEVQLPLRGGCEEVSGAVARH